One segment of Bradyrhizobium sp. CB2312 DNA contains the following:
- a CDS encoding response regulator, translating into MAVSPTSLRQRGQLTGRRILVVEDEYFLADDIGKTFRALGAEIAGPVGHLDDALKILHDGGVLDAAVLDVNIRNEMIFPIARELKARNIPFVFTTGYDKITLGPEFQDVPLLEKPIDLPAMARKLAALIADPRA; encoded by the coding sequence ATGGCGGTATCGCCGACATCATTACGTCAACGCGGGCAACTCACCGGGCGGCGCATTCTCGTCGTCGAGGACGAGTATTTCCTCGCCGACGACATCGGCAAGACGTTCCGCGCGCTCGGCGCGGAGATCGCCGGTCCCGTCGGTCACCTCGACGACGCGCTCAAGATCCTGCACGACGGCGGCGTCCTGGATGCCGCCGTGCTCGATGTGAACATCCGCAACGAGATGATCTTTCCGATCGCGCGCGAGCTGAAGGCGCGCAACATCCCCTTCGTGTTCACCACGGGATACGACAAGATCACCCTCGGTCCGGAATTTCAGGACGTGCCGCTGCTGGAGAAACCGATCGATCTTCCGGCGATGGCGCGGAAGCTGGCCGCGCTCATTGCCGATCCGCGGGCCTGA
- a CDS encoding CheR family methyltransferase, whose translation MNEIGDQPVDGERQIKSPLIIGVGASPGALDSIERFFAKLSVGADQAIVLALQYHEAFDESRLRGLVQGSNGSKIADIGDGHEIEGGTIYLCPPAMITTIQGDRFAIRRAEQAPGERATIDSFLVSLAEERAEQSIGVILAGTGGDGTLGTATLKDHGGLAIAEKVVSQEEADHLHDSNTPAAIADYVLPPEDIPEHIQVYARHLRRLDEKQGFDEVLAAAATSLSRIADILRNKTGNDFHGYKQNTFLRRVQRRMQVVQIDEIPAYVDFLRNDKDEAQNLFNDLLIGVTEFFRDKREFEVLESQIIPKIFEGKGTGQQVRVWVLGCATGEEAYSIGILLREQMARMDSAPQVQIFATDIDGRALATARVGRYRTNIEADMTGERLARWFVREGDTYCVVKELREMCIFSQHNVIKDAPFSKLDIVSCRNLLIYLNAELQNRVIPLFHFALLPERYLFLGNSENVTRHPKLFAPIDRRARIFRKLDTGTRLPPEFPITTAAGRAPVEVPPVRSFGPDVGLERRAQRIAERYAPAYVITDDNFQILHFSGRTGRYIEPTAGAATLDLLQLVHRDLRLELRSALSRAAETNEAAQAEQVQLGVNGHRVLVDITVEPIQEGVGGHRNFVVLFKDGPVRTIEANPGNPSALVRTEHVERLESELRATRERLQATIEELESTNEELKSSNEEYQSLNEELQSANEELETSREELQSVNEELTTVNGELAHRVQELTRATSDLKNFLESTQIATVFLDNDLRVMNFTPAITQVLHLVETDAGRPIAHIKARIPIEELYDDVRRVLRTLAASERELSAPESGTRYIVRILPYRSIDNFIAGVVVTFIDVTAITRAEERQRLLLAELQHRVRNTLGVVRSIARRSADSSTTVEEYASHLDGRLNAFARTQALVTRDPEGGVDLEYLVVEELLAYNAREGEQMRVSGPKVRFQPKAAETFALAIHELATNALKYGALSQPAGRIEISWRLDESTEPAELVFEWRERGGPQVTPPPRKGFGTELLERTLAFEFKGQTTMAFSPAGLQCTICIPLSKRTFHTPVVAG comes from the coding sequence ATGAATGAAATTGGCGACCAGCCGGTTGATGGAGAGCGTCAGATCAAGTCCCCGCTGATCATCGGCGTGGGCGCCTCGCCCGGCGCACTGGACAGCATCGAGCGCTTTTTCGCCAAGCTGAGCGTCGGCGCCGATCAGGCCATCGTCCTGGCTCTTCAGTATCACGAGGCTTTCGACGAATCCCGCCTGCGTGGCCTCGTTCAGGGCTCCAACGGCAGTAAGATCGCCGACATCGGCGATGGCCATGAGATCGAGGGCGGCACCATCTACCTGTGTCCGCCGGCGATGATCACGACGATCCAGGGCGACCGGTTTGCGATCCGTAGGGCCGAGCAGGCGCCCGGCGAGCGCGCCACCATCGACAGCTTCCTGGTGTCGCTGGCCGAGGAGCGCGCCGAGCAGTCCATCGGCGTCATTCTCGCCGGCACCGGCGGCGACGGCACGCTCGGCACCGCCACGCTGAAGGATCATGGCGGCCTCGCGATCGCCGAGAAGGTCGTGAGCCAGGAAGAGGCCGACCATCTGCACGACAGCAATACGCCCGCCGCCATCGCCGACTACGTGCTGCCGCCGGAGGACATCCCCGAACATATCCAGGTCTACGCCCGTCATCTTCGGCGCCTGGACGAGAAGCAGGGGTTTGACGAGGTGCTCGCCGCGGCCGCGACCTCGCTGTCGCGCATCGCCGACATCCTGCGCAACAAGACGGGGAACGATTTCCACGGCTACAAGCAGAACACCTTCCTGCGCCGCGTGCAGCGGCGCATGCAGGTGGTCCAAATCGACGAGATTCCCGCCTATGTCGATTTCCTGCGCAACGACAAGGACGAGGCGCAGAACCTCTTCAACGATCTGCTGATCGGCGTCACCGAGTTCTTCCGCGACAAGCGTGAGTTCGAGGTGCTGGAATCCCAGATCATTCCGAAGATCTTCGAGGGCAAGGGCACCGGCCAGCAAGTGCGCGTCTGGGTGCTCGGCTGCGCCACCGGCGAGGAGGCCTATTCGATCGGCATCCTGCTGCGCGAGCAGATGGCCCGGATGGACTCCGCGCCGCAGGTGCAGATCTTCGCCACCGACATCGACGGCCGGGCACTCGCAACCGCGCGGGTCGGCCGCTATCGCACCAATATCGAGGCCGACATGACCGGCGAGCGCCTGGCGCGCTGGTTCGTGCGCGAGGGCGACACCTATTGCGTGGTCAAGGAGCTGCGGGAGATGTGCATCTTCTCGCAGCACAACGTCATCAAGGACGCGCCGTTCTCCAAGCTCGACATCGTCTCCTGCCGCAACCTGCTGATCTACCTCAATGCCGAATTGCAGAACCGGGTGATCCCGTTGTTCCATTTCGCGCTGCTGCCGGAGCGCTATCTGTTTCTCGGCAATTCCGAGAACGTGACGCGGCATCCAAAACTGTTCGCGCCGATCGACCGGCGCGCCCGCATCTTCAGGAAGCTCGACACCGGAACGCGGCTGCCGCCGGAATTTCCGATCACGACCGCGGCGGGCAGGGCGCCGGTCGAGGTGCCGCCGGTGCGCTCGTTCGGACCCGACGTCGGGCTGGAGCGGCGCGCACAGCGGATCGCGGAGCGCTATGCGCCCGCCTACGTCATCACCGACGACAATTTCCAGATCCTGCACTTCTCCGGACGTACCGGGCGCTACATCGAGCCGACGGCGGGCGCAGCCACGCTCGACCTGCTCCAGCTCGTGCACCGCGATCTCAGGCTCGAGCTGCGCAGCGCGCTGAGCCGCGCGGCGGAGACCAACGAAGCGGCCCAGGCAGAACAGGTGCAGCTTGGAGTCAATGGCCACCGCGTCCTGGTCGACATCACCGTCGAGCCGATCCAGGAGGGCGTCGGCGGCCATCGCAATTTCGTGGTGCTGTTCAAGGACGGTCCGGTCCGCACGATCGAGGCGAACCCGGGTAACCCGAGCGCGCTGGTACGCACCGAGCATGTCGAGCGACTCGAAAGCGAGCTGCGCGCCACGCGTGAGCGCCTCCAGGCGACCATCGAGGAGCTCGAGAGCACCAACGAGGAGCTGAAATCCTCCAACGAGGAATACCAGTCGCTCAACGAGGAGCTGCAATCGGCCAACGAGGAGCTCGAGACCTCGCGCGAGGAGTTGCAGTCGGTCAACGAGGAGCTGACCACCGTCAATGGCGAGCTGGCGCACCGTGTCCAGGAGCTGACACGCGCCACCAGCGACCTCAAGAACTTCCTCGAGAGCACGCAGATCGCGACCGTGTTCCTCGACAACGATCTGCGCGTGATGAACTTCACGCCGGCGATCACGCAGGTCCTGCATCTCGTCGAGACCGATGCCGGCCGGCCGATCGCCCATATCAAGGCGCGCATCCCGATCGAAGAGCTCTACGACGACGTCCGCCGCGTGCTGCGCACGCTTGCCGCCAGCGAACGCGAGCTGAGCGCGCCCGAGAGCGGCACGCGCTACATCGTGCGCATCCTGCCCTATCGCAGCATCGACAATTTCATCGCCGGCGTCGTCGTCACCTTCATCGACGTCACCGCGATCACCCGTGCAGAGGAGCGGCAGCGCCTGTTGCTGGCCGAGCTTCAGCATCGCGTCCGCAACACGCTCGGCGTGGTGCGCTCGATCGCCCGCCGTTCGGCCGATTCCAGCACAACCGTCGAGGAATACGCCTCCCATCTCGACGGCCGGCTCAACGCTTTCGCCCGCACCCAGGCGCTGGTGACCCGCGATCCCGAAGGTGGCGTCGACCTCGAATATCTCGTGGTCGAGGAGCTGCTCGCCTACAACGCCCGCGAGGGCGAGCAGATGCGGGTCTCCGGCCCCAAGGTGCGCTTCCAGCCCAAGGCCGCAGAGACATTCGCGCTCGCGATCCACGAGCTCGCGACCAACGCGCTGAAATACGGCGCCTTGAGCCAGCCGGCCGGGCGCATTGAAATCAGTTGGCGCCTCGACGAGAGCACGGAGCCGGCGGAGCTGGTGTTCGAATGGCGCGAGCGCGGCGGACCGCAGGTCACACCGCCGCCGCGAAAGGGTTTTGGCACTGAGCTTCTGGAACGCACGCTGGCGTTCGAGTTCAAGGGACAGACCACGATGGCGTTCAGCCCGGCCGGGCTGCAATGCACGATCTGCATCCCCCTGAGCAAGCGCACGTTCCACACTCCGGTGGTGGCTGGCTGA
- a CDS encoding chemotaxis protein CheB, whose amino-acid sequence MRNRDIIVIGGSAGATQPLKQILGGLPADLPAAIFIVLHIPAHGIGILSTIASSASRLPVSQAENGMKIEPGRIYLAAPDHHLLLSEDHIFLGRGPRENMVRPAIDALFRSAALYHGPHVIGVLLSGLLSDGAAGLNAIKRCGGMAVVQDPADAIADEMPRRGMEATTIDLCVPGAGMGDVLSELAREQAGDVLPIPPEIKLEVEIAAGDRIGSDNLVSMADPVALTCPACGGVLSVVKESRPMRFRCQVGHGYTADALGKEQEGRVDEALRVALRIIEERAELVQRMAADGRRAGRAAVAEMYEVRAAEYREYADMIRRVVLKSLDPPVRKREA is encoded by the coding sequence ATGCGCAACCGTGACATCATCGTCATCGGCGGCTCGGCCGGAGCCACCCAGCCGCTGAAGCAGATTCTGGGTGGTTTGCCCGCCGATCTGCCCGCTGCCATCTTCATCGTCCTCCACATTCCGGCGCATGGCATCGGCATCCTGTCGACGATCGCCAGCAGTGCCAGCCGGCTTCCGGTCAGCCAGGCCGAAAACGGCATGAAGATCGAGCCGGGCCGGATCTACCTAGCCGCGCCGGATCACCATCTCCTGCTGTCGGAAGATCACATTTTTCTCGGGCGCGGCCCGCGTGAGAACATGGTCCGGCCGGCGATCGATGCCCTGTTCCGCTCCGCCGCCCTGTATCACGGCCCGCACGTGATCGGCGTGCTGCTGAGCGGTCTACTCTCCGACGGCGCCGCCGGCCTCAATGCGATCAAGCGCTGCGGCGGGATGGCGGTGGTTCAGGACCCCGCGGACGCCATTGCCGACGAGATGCCCCGGCGCGGGATGGAAGCGACCACCATCGACCTCTGTGTTCCCGGCGCCGGCATGGGCGACGTCCTGTCCGAACTGGCCAGGGAGCAGGCCGGAGACGTCTTGCCGATCCCACCCGAGATCAAGCTCGAGGTCGAGATCGCGGCTGGTGACCGGATCGGTAGCGACAACCTTGTTTCGATGGCCGATCCCGTTGCGCTGACCTGCCCGGCCTGCGGCGGCGTCCTGTCCGTGGTCAAGGAGTCCCGCCCGATGCGCTTTCGTTGCCAGGTCGGTCATGGCTACACCGCCGATGCGCTCGGCAAGGAGCAGGAGGGGCGGGTGGATGAAGCCTTGCGGGTCGCGCTGCGCATCATCGAGGAGCGGGCGGAACTGGTGCAGCGCATGGCGGCCGATGGCCGGCGTGCCGGGCGGGCGGCTGTCGCGGAGATGTACGAGGTGCGGGCGGCCGAATATCGCGAATATGCCGACATGATCCGGCGCGTCGTGCTAAAATCGCTCGATCCTCCCGTTCGCAAACGGGAGGCGTGA
- a CDS encoding flavodoxin family protein: MTEADVRKGMPPVKLSRAEFERRYKSQFIDPVFAPLGRELDAIVSAAWDAYSHSRKAPLTRKAGPGFADPDYDIALDWLDARAAVLAAQRRHDDASETPRILIINGSARSEHTCPGEMSKTWRLVKLAEPVFTEMGFAVDILDLSRLASEFGKTIHPCKSCVSTAMPLCHWPCSCYPNYSLGQTRDWMNEIYPLWVAAHGILIVTPVNWYHVPAGLKAMMDRMVCADGGNPDPTSTHGKTAGEAKAIELKGWSYPRHLAGRHFGLVVHGDAVGAEGVRRALSDWLTDMHLISAGRFAELDGYVGYMDHYATSHHELDEDSEFQQEVVNAARALGNAVRLARSGRLQEPGAGLQDPNPK, translated from the coding sequence ATGACGGAAGCCGACGTTCGCAAGGGGATGCCGCCCGTCAAGCTGTCGCGCGCGGAGTTCGAGCGCCGTTACAAGAGCCAGTTCATCGATCCCGTCTTTGCGCCGCTCGGGCGCGAGCTTGACGCCATCGTGAGTGCCGCCTGGGACGCCTACAGCCATTCGCGCAAGGCGCCGCTGACGCGCAAGGCCGGCCCCGGATTTGCCGATCCCGACTACGACATCGCCCTCGACTGGCTGGATGCCCGCGCCGCGGTGCTGGCGGCACAGCGGCGGCACGACGATGCGAGCGAGACGCCGCGCATCCTGATCATCAACGGATCGGCGCGCAGCGAGCACACCTGTCCCGGCGAGATGTCCAAGACCTGGCGCCTCGTCAAGCTTGCCGAGCCGGTCTTCACCGAGATGGGCTTTGCCGTCGACATCCTCGATCTGTCGCGCCTTGCTTCCGAATTCGGCAAGACCATCCATCCCTGCAAGTCCTGCGTCTCGACCGCGATGCCGCTCTGTCACTGGCCGTGCAGCTGCTATCCGAACTATTCGCTCGGACAGACCCGCGACTGGATGAACGAGATCTATCCGCTCTGGGTCGCAGCTCACGGCATTCTGATCGTGACCCCGGTGAACTGGTATCACGTGCCTGCCGGGCTCAAGGCGATGATGGACCGCATGGTCTGCGCCGACGGCGGCAATCCCGATCCGACCTCGACCCACGGCAAGACTGCTGGGGAAGCCAAGGCGATCGAGCTGAAGGGCTGGTCCTATCCGCGCCATCTCGCCGGCCGCCATTTCGGCCTGGTGGTTCACGGCGACGCCGTCGGTGCCGAGGGCGTGCGCCGGGCCTTGTCGGACTGGCTCACCGACATGCACCTGATCTCGGCAGGCCGCTTCGCCGAGCTCGACGGCTATGTCGGCTACATGGACCATTATGCCACCTCGCACCACGAGCTCGACGAGGACAGTGAATTTCAGCAGGAGGTCGTGAACGCCGCACGCGCGCTGGGCAATGCGGTCCGGCTGGCGCGGAGCGGGCGCCTTCAGGAGCCTGGCGCCGGTCTTCAGGATCCGAATCCCAAATGA
- a CDS encoding Crp/Fnr family transcriptional regulator yields the protein MTLSTSDRSLLEPAIRRLSALRPLSAEARASLEYAMLEGLQRAGAGEDLISEGDPVDSVRVVLSGWLCRYKTLEDGRRQIVNFIFPGESCDAHAFLLSVMDHSIATLTPVVYAEIRRARFEALVVADRSLAEAFWCETLVNTAIQREWAINLGRRIALERVAHLFCEIFERLRPVGMVDGNSCIMPITQMDLADATGLSVVHLNRTIQELRASGLIVLRDRTLTISDLDALKDAALYSPSYLQLYRRG from the coding sequence ATGACCCTGTCGACCTCCGATCGCAGCCTGCTGGAGCCGGCCATCCGCCGGCTGAGCGCGCTGCGGCCGTTGTCGGCCGAAGCCCGTGCATCGCTCGAATACGCCATGCTCGAGGGTCTGCAGCGCGCCGGGGCCGGCGAGGACCTGATCTCGGAGGGCGATCCCGTCGACAGCGTCCGCGTCGTGCTGTCGGGCTGGCTCTGCCGCTATAAGACGCTGGAGGACGGAAGGCGCCAGATCGTCAATTTCATCTTCCCGGGCGAGAGCTGCGACGCGCATGCGTTCCTGCTCTCGGTGATGGACCATTCCATCGCGACGCTGACGCCGGTGGTCTATGCCGAGATCAGGCGCGCGCGATTCGAGGCGCTGGTGGTCGCCGACCGTTCGCTCGCGGAAGCATTCTGGTGCGAGACCCTCGTCAACACCGCGATCCAGCGCGAATGGGCGATCAATCTCGGCCGCCGCATTGCGCTGGAACGCGTGGCGCATCTGTTCTGCGAGATATTCGAGCGGCTTCGCCCCGTCGGCATGGTCGACGGAAATTCCTGCATCATGCCGATCACGCAGATGGACCTCGCCGACGCCACCGGGCTTTCGGTGGTCCACCTCAACCGGACCATCCAGGAGCTGCGTGCCTCCGGCCTGATCGTGCTGCGCGATCGCACGCTGACCATCAGCGATCTCGACGCACTGAAGGACGCGGCGTTGTACTCGCCGAGCTATTTGCAGCTTTACCGGCGCGGTTGA
- a CDS encoding polysaccharide deacetylase family protein, whose protein sequence is MSLGVILAALGGIASAGAADCPRKDALGTSRVLSVDAKTTPRVGLKSFPQTLPLADHEVVLTFDDGPHPPTTSKVLAALAQECVRATFFLIGLHASQHPEMVKRIAREGHTIGHHTWSHPFMARIPFEKAKSEIDRGIAADEMALHGVSTTTPSTPFFRFPYFEATQAELDLLQSRGIVVFGADLWASDWNEMTPEQELKLITERLAAAGKGIILFHDPKARTAAIMPAFVRYLRENGYRVVHVAPAGTSQKNADAR, encoded by the coding sequence ATGTCGCTGGGCGTGATCCTCGCGGCCCTCGGCGGCATCGCCTCGGCGGGAGCCGCCGACTGCCCGCGCAAGGATGCGCTCGGCACCTCGCGCGTCCTCAGCGTCGATGCCAAGACCACGCCGCGCGTCGGCTTGAAGAGTTTTCCGCAGACATTGCCGCTTGCCGATCACGAGGTCGTGCTGACCTTCGACGACGGCCCGCATCCGCCGACGACATCGAAAGTGCTGGCAGCGCTGGCGCAGGAATGCGTGCGCGCGACCTTCTTCCTGATCGGCCTGCACGCTTCCCAGCATCCTGAGATGGTCAAGCGCATCGCGCGCGAGGGCCACACCATCGGCCACCACACATGGTCGCATCCGTTCATGGCGCGGATCCCGTTCGAGAAGGCGAAGAGCGAGATCGACCGCGGGATCGCGGCCGACGAGATGGCGCTGCACGGGGTCTCGACCACGACGCCCTCGACGCCGTTCTTCCGCTTTCCCTATTTCGAAGCGACGCAAGCCGAGCTCGACCTGCTCCAGTCGCGCGGCATCGTCGTGTTCGGCGCCGACCTCTGGGCCAGCGACTGGAACGAGATGACGCCGGAGCAGGAATTGAAGCTCATCACCGAGCGCCTCGCCGCTGCCGGCAAGGGCATCATCCTCTTCCACGATCCCAAGGCGCGAACGGCCGCGATCATGCCGGCCTTCGTGCGGTATCTGAGGGAGAACGGCTATCGCGTGGTTCACGTGGCCCCGGCGGGAACATCACAGAAAAACGCTGACGCCCGTTGA
- a CDS encoding polysaccharide deacetylase family protein — protein MIGRSVVFRTRSWAVLGGVLGLLSTASTAALAAECPGHPGALGTSRTLVVDPHEHPRIGTMQYRETLPLKDHEVVLTFDDGPLPKYSNQILKMLDDECIKATFFIIGQQAKANPEGVRKLVAAGHTVGTHSMDHPLTFDRMPIEKYEPEINGGIQWTSAAMTDPTKLAPFFRIPGLMRAEGVENYLISRGIQVWSADFPADDWRHVSSDRVYQLAIQRLEAKGKGILLLHDIQPRTVAALPKIIRDLKAKGYRIVHVVAATADQPATPTTAVEWLLHPPTETTPIARWPAVPNFVFTQTGTLPAPSLADLNAQNEHQPLLPRRTKARMDVASTLAVPDRDLFAIPEGSVEVLLSTTLSRRAATRLAMAAETPRAAKGTAKGTPGKSQGRKTARAPHAAPKRAAQAKGSATRIATGVKKRA, from the coding sequence ATGATCGGACGTAGCGTTGTTTTCCGGACGCGATCGTGGGCCGTCCTTGGCGGTGTGTTGGGATTGCTGAGCACCGCGTCGACGGCGGCGCTGGCGGCCGAATGCCCCGGGCATCCGGGCGCGCTCGGGACCTCCCGCACCCTCGTGGTCGATCCGCACGAGCATCCGCGCATCGGCACCATGCAGTACCGCGAGACGCTGCCGTTGAAGGACCATGAGGTCGTGCTGACCTTCGACGACGGTCCGCTGCCGAAATATTCCAACCAGATCCTCAAGATGCTCGACGACGAGTGCATCAAGGCGACCTTCTTCATCATCGGCCAGCAGGCCAAGGCGAACCCCGAAGGCGTGCGCAAGCTGGTGGCGGCGGGCCATACCGTCGGCACGCACAGCATGGACCATCCGCTGACCTTCGACCGGATGCCGATCGAGAAATACGAGCCCGAGATCAACGGCGGTATCCAGTGGACCTCGGCGGCGATGACCGACCCGACAAAGCTCGCGCCGTTCTTCCGCATTCCCGGGCTGATGCGCGCCGAGGGTGTCGAGAACTATCTGATCTCGCGCGGCATCCAGGTCTGGAGCGCCGACTTCCCGGCCGACGACTGGCGCCATGTGTCATCAGACCGCGTCTACCAGCTCGCGATCCAGCGACTGGAGGCCAAGGGCAAGGGCATTCTGCTGCTGCACGACATACAGCCGCGCACCGTGGCGGCGCTGCCGAAGATCATCCGCGACCTCAAGGCGAAGGGCTATCGCATCGTGCATGTGGTGGCGGCGACTGCGGATCAGCCGGCGACACCGACGACGGCGGTGGAATGGCTGCTGCATCCGCCGACCGAGACGACACCGATCGCGCGCTGGCCGGCCGTTCCGAATTTCGTGTTCACGCAGACCGGGACGCTGCCGGCGCCCTCACTCGCCGATCTGAACGCGCAGAACGAGCATCAGCCGCTGCTGCCGCGCCGGACCAAGGCCCGGATGGATGTCGCGTCCACCCTGGCCGTGCCGGACCGCGACCTGTTCGCGATCCCCGAGGGCTCGGTCGAGGTGCTGCTGTCGACGACCTTGTCGCGGCGCGCCGCGACGCGGCTGGCGATGGCGGCCGAGACGCCGCGCGCGGCGAAGGGGACCGCCAAGGGTACGCCCGGCAAGTCGCAGGGGCGCAAGACCGCGCGCGCGCCACACGCCGCCCCGAAGCGTGCGGCGCAGGCCAAGGGCAGCGCGACCCGCATTGCGACCGGCGTGAAGAAGCGCGCTTGA
- a CDS encoding four-helix bundle copper-binding protein yields MAQSEEVTRCIALCMNCYQTCLGTAMNHCLETGGKHVEPRHFRLMMACAEMCRTAAHFMLINTPHHRHTCGECAEICSECAADCERIGGMEECVTMCRSCAQSCRAMAA; encoded by the coding sequence ATGGCTCAATCCGAAGAGGTGACCCGCTGCATCGCGCTCTGCATGAATTGCTACCAGACCTGCCTCGGCACGGCGATGAACCACTGCCTCGAGACCGGCGGCAAGCATGTCGAGCCCAGGCACTTCCGCCTGATGATGGCCTGCGCCGAAATGTGCCGGACGGCCGCGCATTTCATGCTGATCAACACGCCGCATCACCGGCACACCTGCGGCGAATGCGCGGAAATCTGCAGCGAATGCGCCGCCGATTGCGAACGGATCGGCGGCATGGAGGAGTGCGTCACGATGTGCCGCTCCTGCGCCCAATCCTGCCGCGCGATGGCAGCCTGA
- a CDS encoding SDR family NAD(P)-dependent oxidoreductase encodes MPANQFAVVTGASTGIGLELARCCAQAGFNLVIVADEPEIERVAVDLRRLGGSVEPVQADLATTEGVDKLCAAVADRPIDALLANAGIGLGKAFLDQDFQRIRRIIDTNITGTLDLIHRAGNEMLRRNSGRILITGSIAGFTPGSFQAVYNASKAFLDSFSFALREELRDSGVTVTCLMPGATETEFFRRADMMDTKVGTEPKDSAYDVAKAGFDAMLRGESDVVTGMKNKIQTTIANVTPNEMLAKQHRKMAEPGTAKS; translated from the coding sequence ATGCCCGCCAATCAATTCGCCGTCGTCACGGGCGCCTCCACCGGGATCGGCCTGGAGCTCGCCAGGTGCTGCGCCCAAGCAGGCTTCAATCTGGTCATCGTGGCGGACGAGCCCGAGATTGAGCGGGTGGCGGTTGATCTGCGCAGGCTCGGCGGCAGCGTCGAGCCGGTGCAGGCCGATCTCGCCACCACCGAAGGTGTCGACAAGCTCTGCGCCGCGGTGGCCGACCGGCCGATCGACGCGCTGCTCGCCAATGCCGGCATCGGCCTCGGCAAGGCGTTCCTCGATCAGGATTTCCAGCGCATCAGGCGCATCATCGACACCAATATTACCGGCACGCTTGATCTGATCCATCGTGCCGGTAACGAGATGCTCCGGCGCAATTCCGGGCGCATCCTGATCACGGGGTCGATCGCCGGCTTCACGCCGGGCAGTTTTCAGGCGGTCTACAATGCCAGCAAAGCATTCCTCGATTCATTCTCGTTTGCGCTACGCGAGGAGCTGCGCGACAGCGGCGTCACCGTGACCTGCCTGATGCCCGGCGCCACCGAGACCGAATTCTTCCGCCGCGCCGACATGATGGACACCAAGGTAGGCACCGAGCCGAAAGATAGCGCCTATGACGTCGCCAAGGCGGGCTTCGATGCGATGCTGCGTGGGGAATCCGATGTCGTCACGGGGATGAAGAACAAGATCCAGACCACGATCGCCAACGTCACGCCCAACGAGATGCTGGCCAAGCAGCATCGCAAGATGGCCGAGCCGGGCACGGCCAAGTCGTAG
- a CDS encoding NAD(P)/FAD-dependent oxidoreductase: MSGAQPIDCLIVGGGPAGMMAAIYLARFRRRVCVVDTGASRAALIPRSHNVPGFVHGLSGAELIARMSAQLDELAVTRVEAEVTALQRQGHGFQASWSGGAHEAATVILASGIVDTHPPFDEWRAAVADGLLRYCPVCDAFEARGCRIGVVGPLGPAAGKALFLRGYSRDVTLFATARDGEETATSGLAEAGVEVVFAPDLRLRRTANRIEAVFANGRTTQFDMVYPVMGAEVRSKLAVSLGAEHTADNYLKVDDHQHTSVSGLLGIGDVVTDLHQISVAFGHAAIAACTIHNSLPPRLA, from the coding sequence ATGAGCGGTGCACAACCGATCGATTGCCTGATCGTCGGGGGCGGCCCGGCCGGGATGATGGCCGCGATCTATCTGGCGCGCTTCCGCCGCCGCGTCTGTGTTGTGGATACCGGCGCGAGCCGAGCGGCGCTGATCCCGCGCAGCCATAACGTTCCGGGCTTCGTCCACGGCCTGTCCGGCGCCGAGCTGATCGCGCGCATGTCGGCGCAACTGGACGAGCTCGCCGTCACGCGCGTCGAGGCCGAGGTCACGGCATTGCAGCGGCAGGGGCACGGTTTTCAGGCGAGCTGGAGCGGCGGCGCGCATGAGGCCGCCACCGTCATTCTCGCCAGCGGCATCGTCGACACCCATCCGCCGTTCGACGAATGGCGCGCGGCCGTCGCGGACGGGCTGTTGCGCTACTGTCCGGTCTGCGACGCCTTTGAGGCGCGCGGCTGCCGCATCGGCGTCGTCGGCCCGCTCGGTCCTGCCGCCGGCAAGGCGCTGTTCCTGCGTGGCTACTCGCGCGACGTGACGCTGTTCGCAACCGCGCGGGATGGCGAGGAGACCGCAACATCGGGGCTGGCCGAGGCGGGGGTCGAGGTGGTGTTTGCGCCGGACCTGCGCCTCAGGCGGACCGCGAACAGGATCGAAGCCGTGTTCGCGAACGGCCGAACGACGCAATTCGACATGGTCTATCCCGTCATGGGCGCAGAGGTGCGTTCAAAGCTCGCGGTGTCGCTCGGCGCCGAGCATACCGCCGACAATTATTTGAAAGTCGATGACCATCAGCACACCTCTGTCAGCGGGCTCCTTGGCATCGGCGACGTCGTGACCGACCTGCACCAGATCTCGGTCGCGTTCGGTCACGCCGCAATCGCCGCCTGCACCATCCACAACAGCCTGCCGCCGCGCCTGGCATGA